A part of Citrifermentans bremense genomic DNA contains:
- a CDS encoding potassium channel family protein, whose translation MKIVVIGCGRLGAGLAEALSARGVEVAVVDRDPGAFGRLSPTFGGRTVTGVGFDREVLLQAGIEQADALAAVTSSDEVNVVTARVARILFRVPRVAARLFDPGNEEVYRRLGLTTISHVTWGVNRLSELLCYSPLQTVKSLGSGEVELVEVELPQLLAGRSVRELSVPGEIQVVALTRQGRTLIPTPGSEFRAGDLLHLALHSSGSGRLKELLGLQ comes from the coding sequence ATGAAGATCGTCGTGATCGGCTGCGGGAGATTGGGGGCTGGGCTTGCCGAGGCGCTTTCGGCCCGGGGCGTGGAGGTTGCCGTGGTGGACCGGGACCCTGGTGCCTTCGGGCGGCTTTCCCCCACCTTTGGCGGGAGGACTGTGACAGGGGTGGGGTTCGACCGGGAGGTCCTTTTGCAGGCGGGGATCGAGCAGGCGGACGCGCTGGCGGCGGTCACCTCGAGCGACGAGGTGAACGTGGTGACCGCCCGGGTGGCCCGCATCCTGTTCCGGGTCCCCCGGGTCGCGGCGCGGCTCTTCGATCCCGGCAACGAGGAGGTGTACCGGCGCCTGGGGCTCACCACCATCTCCCACGTCACCTGGGGGGTGAACCGGCTCTCCGAGCTCCTCTGCTACTCGCCCCTGCAGACGGTGAAGAGCCTGGGAAGCGGCGAGGTGGAGCTCGTGGAGGTTGAGTTGCCGCAGCTTCTGGCGGGAAGGAGCGTGCGCGAGCTGAGCGTTCCGGGCGAGATCCAGGTGGTGGCGCTGACCCGGCAGGGGCGGACCCTGATACCGACCCCGGGAAGCGAGTTCCGCGCCGGAGACCTGTTGCACCTGGCGCTGCACTCTTCCGGCTCGGGGAGGCTCAAGGAGCTGCTCGGCCTGCAATAG
- a CDS encoding potassium channel family protein: protein MFVIIVGGGKVGEHLARLLQKGGKHVRLVEQRGESIPALKRDLGEEAVFYGSGTDPRLLESAGVREADVVAAVTGADETNLVVAGLCRSEFRVPRVIARVNHPKNLWMFTPKLGVDVALNQADILSHLVAEEMSLGEMMTLLKLTKGEYSLVEEKVHPKSAVAAKAIREMELPAQSVIAAVIRGGKLLVPRGDLVLQAGDEVLAVVHAAEIPRLSALLGAPAAEE from the coding sequence ATGTTCGTCATCATAGTGGGAGGCGGCAAGGTGGGGGAGCATCTGGCTCGGCTGCTGCAAAAAGGAGGGAAGCATGTGCGCCTCGTCGAGCAGAGGGGGGAGAGTATCCCCGCGCTCAAGCGGGATTTGGGGGAGGAGGCGGTGTTTTATGGAAGCGGTACCGATCCGAGGCTCTTGGAGTCGGCGGGGGTGAGGGAGGCGGACGTGGTGGCGGCTGTCACCGGCGCCGACGAGACCAACCTGGTTGTGGCGGGGCTTTGCCGCTCGGAATTCCGGGTGCCGCGCGTGATCGCCCGGGTGAACCACCCGAAGAACCTCTGGATGTTCACCCCGAAGCTCGGCGTCGACGTGGCCTTGAACCAGGCCGACATCCTCTCCCACCTGGTGGCCGAGGAGATGTCGCTGGGTGAGATGATGACCCTCTTGAAGCTGACCAAGGGGGAGTATTCGCTGGTGGAGGAGAAGGTGCATCCGAAGTCGGCGGTGGCGGCAAAGGCGATCAGGGAGATGGAACTCCCGGCGCAGAGCGTCATCGCCGCGGTGATCAGGGGGGGAAAGCTCCTGGTGCCGCGCGGCGACCTGGTGCTGCAGGCAGGCGACGAGGTGCTGGCCGTGGTGCACGCCGCGGAGATCCCGAGGCTCTCGGCCCTTCTGGGCGCCCCGGCAGCGGAGGAGTAG
- a CDS encoding ABC transporter substrate-binding protein yields MNHHRRGRCPQFVAISLAFIALLLVPCPAQALEKATLQLKWLHHFQFAGYYAALEKGFYRRAGLDVTIKEGGPATEVEDEVLSGRADFGVGTSAILLRRARGEDLVVLGQIFQHSAGVLITPRRTGIHSLADMARRRFMYSNQHGDMLTLLRQNGVDEKELVQVPHSGDPQDLIDGKADVMMGYSFNEPFILEQKGEPYLLFSPLTYGIDFYGDNFFTTRANIDTRREFVEAFREATLDGWRYAMAHKAEVAELILAKYSRKKSRDWLMFEANQMESLIQPTLVEMGYQNPARWRHIGKSFEELGMVPRGFDTTGVSFDPAPGTDYRLVLRVLLVCGAVIVVLVVIVMKFRQLNQDLKGEVAERKAAEEAFRESEERLRVIFETSQAGIIMVDPEGIIRFANKRMAEMFGCTHDELIGSSYLSHLHPGQCATGSALMEKLIRGEVDQASTERRYRCGEGGEFWGYLSGRRLETPDGKLQALVGIISDITDRIKADEARQKALMLVETLLAHSPMGITVFDGESGACILVNQAAADISGNDKEALLGRNFRNSSSWRDGGLIAVAESVLADGDARPFEAQLPTSGENDVTLRCHLSRFEVEGKPHLLVLGQDITQERRLELENKRIEAQMLNMQKLESLGVLAGGIAHDFNNILTGIVGNITFAELSLEPRHKAAAPLSKAEKACQRAAELASQLLTFARGGQPIKKAFSVKPLVGESLSLVLRGTNVKAAIDIPDDVCVIEADEGQISQAFNNIVINAVHAMPGGGTLTVAGEDTVMEIGNPFGLAPGPYLRISFSDQGCGIREEDLERIFDPYFTTKTSGTGLGLASTHSIVARHGGIVLVDSVLEKGTTFTIYLPSTGHCVAAEEGQDHAGRAHGGGESVVVMDDEEMIRELTRDMLAALGYRVEVCGDGAEAVELYRAGCARGERYSAVIMDLTVPGGMGGKEAAQQILALDPTARLIVSSGYSNDPVMSEYRSCGFCATLVKPYTAREIGRVLSEAIDG; encoded by the coding sequence ATGAACCACCATCGCCGGGGGCGTTGCCCCCAGTTTGTGGCAATTTCCCTCGCCTTCATCGCCCTGCTCCTCGTCCCCTGTCCCGCGCAGGCGCTGGAGAAGGCGACTCTCCAGCTCAAATGGCTGCATCACTTCCAGTTCGCCGGCTACTACGCGGCGCTGGAGAAAGGGTTCTACCGCCGGGCCGGCCTCGACGTCACCATCAAGGAAGGTGGGCCGGCAACCGAGGTGGAGGACGAAGTCCTCTCCGGCCGGGCCGACTTCGGCGTGGGGACCTCGGCGATCCTCTTGCGCCGCGCCCGCGGCGAAGACCTGGTGGTGCTGGGGCAGATCTTCCAGCATTCCGCAGGGGTGCTGATCACCCCCCGCCGCACCGGGATCCACTCCCTCGCCGACATGGCGCGCCGCAGGTTCATGTACTCCAACCAGCACGGCGACATGCTGACGCTTTTGCGGCAAAACGGCGTCGACGAAAAGGAGCTGGTGCAGGTCCCGCACAGCGGCGACCCCCAGGACCTCATCGACGGCAAGGCTGACGTCATGATGGGGTACAGCTTCAACGAGCCCTTCATCCTGGAGCAAAAGGGCGAACCCTACCTGCTTTTCTCCCCCCTTACCTACGGCATCGACTTTTACGGCGACAACTTCTTCACCACCCGCGCCAACATCGACACCAGGCGCGAATTCGTCGAGGCCTTCCGCGAGGCTACGCTGGACGGCTGGCGCTACGCCATGGCCCACAAGGCCGAAGTGGCCGAGCTGATCCTCGCCAAGTACTCCCGCAAAAAAAGCCGCGACTGGCTCATGTTCGAGGCGAACCAGATGGAGTCCCTGATCCAGCCCACGCTGGTGGAGATGGGTTACCAGAACCCCGCGCGCTGGCGCCACATCGGCAAATCGTTCGAGGAACTGGGGATGGTGCCGCGCGGTTTCGACACCACCGGCGTGAGCTTCGACCCGGCCCCGGGGACCGACTACCGTCTCGTGCTCAGGGTACTGCTCGTGTGCGGCGCCGTGATAGTGGTGCTGGTCGTCATCGTGATGAAATTCAGGCAGCTGAACCAGGACCTGAAGGGGGAGGTCGCCGAGCGCAAGGCGGCGGAGGAGGCTTTCAGGGAGAGCGAGGAACGGCTGCGCGTCATCTTCGAGACCTCGCAGGCAGGGATCATCATGGTGGACCCGGAGGGGATCATCCGCTTCGCCAACAAGAGGATGGCCGAGATGTTCGGCTGCACGCACGACGAACTGATCGGCTCCTCCTATTTGAGCCATCTCCACCCCGGGCAGTGCGCCACGGGTAGCGCCCTCATGGAGAAGCTGATCCGCGGCGAGGTGGACCAGGCCTCTACCGAGCGCCGCTACCGGTGCGGGGAAGGCGGGGAGTTCTGGGGCTACCTCTCCGGCAGGAGGCTGGAGACCCCGGACGGGAAGCTCCAGGCGCTGGTCGGGATCATCTCCGACATCACCGACCGCATCAAGGCGGACGAGGCCCGGCAGAAGGCGCTCATGCTGGTGGAGACCCTGCTGGCACATTCCCCGATGGGGATCACCGTTTTCGACGGTGAGAGCGGCGCCTGCATCCTGGTGAACCAGGCCGCCGCCGACATCTCCGGCAACGACAAGGAGGCCCTGCTGGGGCGCAACTTCAGAAACTCGTCCTCCTGGCGCGACGGCGGGCTCATCGCGGTCGCGGAAAGTGTCCTCGCCGACGGCGACGCGCGCCCCTTCGAGGCGCAACTGCCGACCTCCGGGGAAAACGACGTCACGCTGCGCTGCCACCTCTCCCGCTTCGAGGTGGAGGGGAAGCCCCACCTTCTTGTGCTGGGGCAGGACATCACCCAGGAGAGGCGCCTGGAGCTGGAGAACAAGCGGATCGAGGCGCAGATGCTCAACATGCAGAAGCTGGAAAGCCTCGGGGTGCTGGCGGGGGGTATCGCCCACGACTTCAACAACATCCTCACCGGGATCGTGGGGAACATCACCTTCGCCGAGCTCTCCCTCGAACCCCGCCACAAGGCGGCGGCGCCGCTTTCAAAGGCGGAGAAGGCCTGCCAGAGGGCTGCGGAGCTCGCCTCGCAGCTTCTCACCTTCGCCCGGGGGGGACAGCCGATCAAGAAGGCGTTCTCGGTGAAGCCGCTGGTCGGGGAGTCGCTTTCGCTGGTTTTGCGCGGCACCAACGTCAAGGCGGCGATCGACATCCCGGACGACGTCTGCGTCATCGAGGCCGACGAGGGGCAGATAAGCCAGGCCTTCAACAACATCGTCATCAACGCCGTGCACGCCATGCCCGGGGGAGGGACGCTGACCGTCGCCGGGGAGGATACCGTGATGGAAATCGGCAACCCCTTCGGCCTCGCGCCCGGCCCGTATCTGCGGATCAGCTTCAGCGACCAGGGGTGCGGCATCCGCGAGGAGGACCTGGAAAGGATCTTCGATCCCTACTTCACCACCAAGACCAGCGGCACCGGCCTGGGGCTTGCTTCGACCCACTCCATCGTCGCCAGGCACGGCGGCATCGTCCTCGTGGACTCGGTCCTGGAAAAGGGGACCACCTTCACCATCTACCTCCCCTCCACCGGGCACTGCGTGGCCGCGGAGGAGGGGCAGGACCACGCCGGCCGCGCTCATGGCGGTGGAGAAAGCGTGGTGGTCATGGACGACGAGGAGATGATCAGGGAGCTTACCCGGGACATGCTCGCCGCGCTGGGCTACCGGGTCGAGGTCTGCGGCGACGGCGCGGAGGCGGTCGAGCTCTACCGCGCCGGTTGCGCGCGGGGGGAGCGCTACTCCGCGGTGATCATGGACCTCACCGTCCCGGGAGGGATGGGGGGGAAGGAGGCGGCGCAGCAGATCCTCGCGCTCGACCCCACGGCGCGGCTCATCGTTTCCAGCGGTTACTCCAACGATCCCGTAATGTCCGAGTACCGCAGCTGCGGCTTCTGCGCCACCCTGGTGAAGCCTTACACAGCCAGGGAGATAGGGAGGGTGCTGTCGGAGGCGATTGACGGCTAA
- a CDS encoding PilZ domain-containing protein has product MKDSRRFYRAPSSHSVEVLIRDDCHKGCLENVSLNGALLHLDDLSPLAVGEACVLQLQVDDAPLPPLRIDCEVVHGCERLVGVKFLGSAEEAERRIPSLIKLMSDTRQGGDEYLERIRGYLADYCGAR; this is encoded by the coding sequence ATGAAAGATTCGCGCCGGTTCTACCGTGCCCCATCATCACACAGCGTAGAGGTGCTGATAAGGGACGACTGCCACAAAGGCTGCCTGGAGAACGTCTCCTTGAACGGGGCGCTCTTGCACCTGGACGATCTCTCCCCCTTGGCGGTCGGGGAGGCGTGCGTCCTGCAGTTGCAGGTGGATGACGCGCCGCTTCCTCCCCTGAGGATCGACTGCGAGGTGGTCCACGGCTGCGAGCGGCTGGTCGGGGTAAAGTTCCTGGGGAGTGCGGAAGAGGCAGAGCGGCGGATCCCCTCCTTGATCAAGCTTATGAGCGACACACGGCAAGGGGGGGACGAGTACCTGGAGCGGATCCGGGGCTACCTCGCCGACTACTGCGGGGCGCGCTGA
- a CDS encoding DUF1294 domain-containing protein, whose translation MPVLAVYLASGTAAAAAYAADKRAAEQGRRRVAERTLHLLGLLGGWPGAALAQWAFRHKTRKRRFVLVFRVTALVNCGALALFVAFG comes from the coding sequence TTGCCTGTCCTTGCCGTCTACTTAGCTTCCGGGACCGCCGCAGCGGCGGCTTATGCTGCGGACAAGCGGGCGGCGGAGCAGGGGCGCCGCAGGGTGGCGGAGAGGACCCTGCACCTTTTGGGACTTCTCGGGGGATGGCCGGGCGCCGCCCTGGCGCAGTGGGCGTTCAGGCACAAGACCCGCAAGCGCCGGTTCGTCCTGGTCTTCAGGGTCACGGCGCTTGTCAACTGCGGAGCCCTCGCGCTCTTCGTGGCCTTTGGCTGA
- a CDS encoding PAS domain-containing hybrid sensor histidine kinase/response regulator — translation MHYFQHAGTDGSLERARQELKAAKLELQAKSRELERARNDLENFLGCAWTATAFFDRELRPMRLTPSLAQLLGLSSADTGELLPELCRRLDWPSAGEDLRSVARGAVIPEREVSDLQSGQQYLLRLVPYLSPEGEAEGVVLKLIDISDYKLADQRLLEYRAVIECTGDMIYVFDRGYRYMLANRAYLECHRVRHEELIGRTVPDLLGPAAFAEIKGRIDACFAGEEVIFENRYDFPAKGVRDILITYTPLKKGDRVDRVACLIKDMTERSQLEEQLRHAQKMEAIGTLAGGIAHDFNNLLTVIAGYSSLIQFNSQESEVASMAAEILGSVERAAEMTRSLLAFSRKQEVHLMPVDLNHLVEGLHKSLARLITEDIELTVELSSVPLIVSSDKGQLEQVLFNLVVNARDAMPSGGRLSIRTELSQLNHALITVADSGVGMSREVQDRVFEPFFTTKEMGVGTGLGLSTCYGIIKKHNGMIGLESEPGAGTTFSIYLPLSEELPAEGYAGGSPQWATGNETVLLVEDDETVRVMTQLLLQHNGYRVLSAKEGEEALKIFADQGDKVDLLLTDLVMPRMSGMELYQRIQDQAPGLPTIFMSGYPADVMLQKGGGAAKDYLRKPIKPELLLCRIREALDVTLTGSA, via the coding sequence ATGCACTATTTCCAGCACGCAGGTACGGATGGCTCCCTGGAGCGCGCGCGGCAGGAGCTTAAAGCCGCGAAGCTCGAGCTGCAGGCAAAGAGCCGGGAACTGGAACGGGCCCGCAACGACCTGGAGAATTTCCTCGGCTGCGCCTGGACCGCCACCGCCTTCTTCGACCGGGAATTGAGGCCGATGCGCCTGACCCCGAGCCTCGCGCAGCTTCTGGGACTCTCCAGTGCCGACACCGGGGAACTTTTGCCGGAGCTCTGCCGCAGGCTCGACTGGCCCAGCGCCGGCGAGGACCTCCGCAGCGTGGCCCGCGGCGCCGTCATCCCGGAGCGGGAGGTATCGGACCTGCAGAGCGGGCAGCAGTACCTCTTGAGGCTCGTCCCCTACCTGAGTCCCGAGGGAGAGGCCGAGGGGGTCGTGCTGAAGCTGATCGACATCAGCGACTACAAGCTCGCCGACCAGAGGCTTCTCGAATACCGGGCGGTTATCGAGTGCACCGGCGACATGATCTACGTGTTCGACCGCGGCTACCGCTATATGCTGGCGAACAGGGCGTACCTGGAGTGCCACCGGGTGCGGCACGAGGAGCTGATCGGGCGGACGGTGCCGGACCTTTTGGGGCCCGCGGCGTTTGCCGAGATCAAGGGGCGCATCGATGCCTGCTTCGCCGGCGAAGAAGTGATCTTCGAGAACCGGTACGACTTCCCCGCCAAGGGGGTCAGGGACATCCTGATCACCTACACGCCGCTTAAGAAGGGGGACCGTGTCGACCGGGTCGCCTGCCTCATCAAGGACATGACGGAGCGGTCCCAGCTGGAGGAGCAGCTGCGGCACGCGCAGAAGATGGAGGCGATAGGCACCCTGGCCGGCGGCATCGCCCACGACTTCAACAACCTTTTAACCGTAATAGCCGGCTATTCCTCCCTGATCCAGTTCAACTCCCAGGAGAGCGAGGTGGCCTCCATGGCGGCCGAGATACTCGGCTCGGTGGAGCGGGCCGCCGAAATGACCCGCAGCCTGCTCGCCTTTTCCCGCAAGCAGGAAGTGCACCTGATGCCCGTCGACCTGAACCACCTTGTCGAAGGACTGCACAAGAGCCTCGCGCGGCTCATCACCGAGGACATCGAACTGACCGTCGAGCTTTCCAGCGTTCCCCTGATCGTCTCCTCGGACAAGGGGCAACTGGAGCAGGTCCTCTTCAACCTGGTGGTGAACGCGCGCGACGCGATGCCCTCGGGAGGGAGGCTTTCCATCAGGACCGAGCTGTCGCAGCTGAACCACGCCCTGATCACCGTGGCCGACAGCGGGGTGGGGATGAGCCGGGAGGTGCAGGACCGGGTCTTCGAACCTTTTTTCACCACCAAGGAGATGGGAGTCGGGACCGGGCTCGGGCTTTCCACCTGCTACGGTATCATCAAAAAGCACAACGGCATGATCGGGCTCGAAAGCGAGCCCGGTGCCGGTACCACCTTCAGCATCTACCTGCCCCTCTCGGAAGAGCTGCCGGCCGAGGGGTACGCCGGCGGCAGTCCCCAATGGGCCACCGGCAACGAGACGGTGCTGCTGGTCGAGGACGACGAGACGGTGCGGGTCATGACGCAGCTTTTGCTGCAGCATAACGGCTACCGCGTGCTCTCCGCCAAGGAGGGAGAGGAGGCGCTGAAGATCTTCGCCGACCAGGGGGACAAGGTGGACCTGCTGCTCACCGACCTGGTCATGCCGCGCATGAGCGGGATGGAGCTCTACCAAAGGATCCAGGACCAGGCACCAGGGCTCCCCACCATCTTCATGAGCGGGTATCCTGCTGACGTCATGCTGCAAAAGGGGGGCGGTGCCGCGAAGGATTACCTGCGCAAGCCGATCAAGCCGGAGCTCTTGCTGTGCCGGATCCGCGAAGCCCTGGATGTCACCCTGACCGGCTCCGCATAA
- a CDS encoding ammonia-forming cytochrome c nitrite reductase subunit c552, whose translation MLKKNLALTAAAAVAVGFFSLPALTTAAKSQPAAKVAADGRAKCYECHDEVKALKEGSKHAKLSCKECHDKLDAHMNDPEKNKPVTLIDQALCGKCHKEQYNSFYEDNYEAAARKEKGAPTGRSPMQDKLLAGHGFTFEHDEPRGHAFMVIDQFAVDRFQGGRFQFKEGWKGVTSTGKTWDVLTDTGKKLPETAMAGNPTCIQCKTSDHLLKWKFLGDKDPRAKWDRTSNVVDVAKDTNNPVGCVHCHDPHGTQPRVVRDALIQAIQKDPKGNIFAKNGATDLNVIDFRDFRKIGVMQKTDSRMMCAQCHVEYNCNAGTQWSDGKKVGYDDLRTNHFPLKNSLQLLKHYQELDFFDFKHAVTGARLIKFQHPEAETYAGSIHDKAGVQCHQCHMPKKKGKDGKMFTTHGVIRPKNHIKEACLGCHPKEGKDKKLYQLDTVQNYVKGKMRKAEYWLGQLIDTYAAAQRAGVSPTVLDEARAKHEEAHALWEYWTAENSDGFHNPDLARESLTGSIAASKAGVKVLNDAMAAAKKDEAKK comes from the coding sequence ATGCTGAAGAAGAACCTGGCTTTGACAGCGGCAGCGGCGGTTGCGGTGGGATTTTTCTCGCTTCCCGCGCTGACGACGGCGGCGAAGTCCCAACCGGCGGCTAAGGTCGCCGCCGACGGCAGGGCGAAGTGCTACGAGTGCCACGACGAGGTGAAGGCGTTGAAGGAAGGGTCCAAGCACGCCAAGCTCTCCTGCAAGGAATGTCACGACAAGCTCGACGCCCACATGAACGACCCGGAAAAGAACAAGCCGGTGACGCTGATCGACCAGGCCCTCTGCGGCAAGTGCCACAAGGAGCAGTACAACAGCTTCTACGAGGACAACTACGAGGCGGCGGCCCGGAAGGAGAAGGGGGCCCCCACCGGCCGCTCCCCGATGCAGGACAAGCTCCTGGCCGGCCACGGCTTCACCTTCGAGCATGACGAGCCGCGCGGGCACGCCTTCATGGTCATCGACCAGTTCGCGGTGGACCGCTTCCAGGGTGGGCGCTTCCAGTTCAAGGAGGGGTGGAAAGGGGTCACCTCCACCGGCAAGACCTGGGACGTGCTGACCGATACCGGCAAGAAGCTCCCCGAGACGGCGATGGCGGGGAACCCCACCTGCATCCAGTGCAAGACCTCGGACCATCTGCTCAAGTGGAAGTTCTTGGGTGACAAGGACCCCCGGGCCAAGTGGGACCGCACCTCCAACGTGGTGGACGTCGCCAAGGACACCAACAACCCGGTCGGCTGCGTCCACTGTCACGACCCGCACGGGACCCAGCCCCGCGTGGTGCGCGACGCCCTGATCCAGGCGATCCAGAAGGACCCCAAGGGGAACATCTTCGCCAAAAACGGCGCCACAGACCTCAATGTGATCGACTTCCGCGACTTCAGGAAGATCGGCGTGATGCAAAAGACCGACTCCAGGATGATGTGCGCGCAGTGCCACGTCGAGTACAACTGCAACGCCGGGACCCAGTGGAGCGACGGGAAGAAGGTCGGTTACGACGACTTGAGGACCAACCACTTCCCGCTCAAGAACTCGCTGCAGCTTCTGAAGCACTACCAGGAGCTCGACTTCTTCGACTTCAAGCATGCCGTAACCGGCGCGCGGCTGATCAAGTTCCAGCACCCCGAGGCCGAGACCTACGCCGGCAGCATCCACGATAAGGCCGGGGTGCAGTGCCACCAGTGCCACATGCCGAAGAAAAAAGGCAAAGACGGCAAGATGTTCACGACCCACGGCGTGATCCGTCCCAAGAACCACATCAAGGAGGCCTGCCTTGGCTGCCATCCCAAGGAAGGGAAGGACAAGAAGCTGTACCAGCTGGACACGGTGCAGAACTACGTGAAGGGTAAGATGCGCAAGGCCGAGTACTGGCTGGGGCAGCTGATCGACACCTACGCCGCGGCGCAGAGGGCGGGCGTTTCCCCGACCGTCTTGGACGAGGCGCGCGCGAAACACGAGGAGGCGCATGCGCTTTGGGAATACTGGACCGCTGAGAACTCCGACGGCTTCCACAACCCCGACCTCGCCCGCGAGTCCCTGACCGGCTCCATCGCCGCCTCGAAGGCTGGGGTGAAGGTCCTGAACGACGCCATGGCGGCCGCCAAAAAGGACGAAGCGAAGAAGTAA